In the Aptenodytes patagonicus chromosome 5, bAptPat1.pri.cur, whole genome shotgun sequence genome, GGCCagttcccccttctcctccccaggggCTGAAAAACAAGCAGGGTGGGACCCACTCCCTGCCGGATCTCAGGGGGCACAGGCTCCTcctagctattttatttttatttttttctcctttttatttgcaGCCGGCTCAGCAGCACTTGTATTTCCTCATTTGCAAGCCATACCCTGCTGCCCCGCTTTGCTGAGGTCTGGTGTCCCGTAAGCAGGCATCTGGGGCAgacccccacctccctgccccacaccgccctgctctgccagccctgggcaaacttctgcctccctgctgctaTTATAAGCTGATGCTCAGCTATATTTAAAGCATGCCTCTCCTCCAGGGATTATTTCTAGGGTGAAGTTGTGCTCCCGGCCCTCCTGGGATGTTGCTACAGAACAAGCGAAGTGCTCAGGCTGTGCTTCCCATCTCCTTTCTCTTGGGATATGGGGAGCTCGTCAGTTTTTCTTGCCATAAGGACATGGTGAaggcttttttccctctgcctgcaggctaGTGTTCATGCTTTCTGATTGCTCTCTGCAGCCCCTAGCTGCCCCTCTGCCAACATCGGTGGTGGGGTTTGCAGTGCTTGTTTGGGCAGGGATCCCCTTTTGCTATGAACTCAGGGTAAACCGAGGGCTGTAGGGTCTAACTCAGCCGCTGTTCCTTCTCCCCCGCAGGAGGGCTGGCAGCTTTCCTGATCACCACCCCGTACTCGCTCTGCGTCTGCCCCGAGGGCCAGAATGTCACCCTAACCTGCCGGATCAGCGGTCCCCTTGCTGACCGCCACGACCTCCTCTACAAAACCTGGTACTTCAGCAGCAATGGTGACCAGAGCTGCTCCGAGAAGAAGCACATCCGCAACATCACCGAGAAGGAGCTGCACCACGACCTGGGCAGGCACCACGAGCCGCTGGGCAACAGCACCCAAAAATCCCCCCTCGGGGGCCAAGCCAGCCATCACGGGGTGGAGCTTGTCCCCGACCACCATGGTGCCTTTCACATTGTGGTGATGAACCTGACGCTGCAGGACAGTGGGCATTACTGCTGCTACGCCAGGGAGGTCAGGTGGGAGCACGGCAGGCCCCACACCCTGCGGTTCGCTCATGGCTTCGTGGAGCTGCAGATCCAGCAAGGTGAGGGGGGGCAAGGGGAGCCCCTGCCAGTCCTGCATCCATGCTGCAGTGTGTCAGGGCAAGGTGGCAGATAAGGGCTGGTGGGGGATGCCGGGGTGCAGCAtcagggctggggaggcagcgTGTGCTGATGCTGAAAGCCCGAGCCATGTTTGCAAGAGTCAAAGAACAGCAGATGTTGAAGGTTTGAATTGGGGCCAGAGAGCattggaacattaaaaaaaaaaaaaatcaagaggctGGAATGGAATAAAATCCATGCTACATAGTTTCACTGATCTTCTTCAACCTCTTTctggaagagaggaaaacaaacctCAACATAAAAGGAGCTGGCTGGCGGTCGAAGCCCAAGTGAGGGCTGCAGGCAATGCTCAGGATGCAGGGGCTGTAGATAACCTTGGGGCAGCGGCccagcagggagagctgcccaAGGAGGCACAAGCGGGAGGGGAGGCCATCTCCTGCCCTTGATTTGCAGTGTTAGGATACTTTTAGACCAAAAAAAGAGGCTGCATGGCCAGGGATGGGCCCTGCTGCCACGAGGGTAAAAGGGTGTCATGGCAGGAATCTCAGTGTAAGCTTCCTGGGATTAAACTCTTGCTTTTGGGATGCTCTGGGCTGATTTTCTCAGTACCGGTGAGCAAAGACAAGCGCAGCTAGCAGGTGTGGGAGCTCTGTGGTACCTGAATGAATCCTGTGAGAtctaatatgtttttcttttctcctccgcAGGCAGAGGGCTTCAAAACTGCACGTTTCACACTGCCACGAGCAAAGGTAAAGGGAAAACGCCCCTCTCGCCAATGCACTGCTCATCATCCTGGCCTGTGTATTTCCCTAGGGATGGCCGCTTGCTATAAACACATGGATGTCCAGATGCAACTTCACAGTCAGGGTTTGGGCGGGTGATTTCCGAGGCTGTCCCCACGGGGTGCATCTGACAGGCATGTCCTCAGGCTGAGGAGAGCCTCCTTTGGCCCATGTTTCCACATTGCCTGGACATGACTGTCTTGAAGCCCATGGAGATCATTCACCCTGTGGTTATAAAGcacctgagcccccccccccaaaacatgATTGGGGATTTAgcggccactgccactagcagATGGGAACAGACAGAAAGGCAAAGAGTTGCAGGAAGCTCTTTGCAACACCCTGCTGCCATCCCGAGCCCATGCCACCTTGCCCTGAGCAGAGATGCTCTAGCAGGGGAAACCCAAATCTTGCTTGAGCGCTCAGACAACATGAGGCTCCTCTGGCGCTGTGTCTAGACGCTGGAGGTGCCCACACTTCGCTATGCAGGTGGTTTCTCTGTGGGTTGCTCTGTCTACCCCCCTTTGCTGGCTGCTAAACAGGCAAATACTGCTAGAATTGGTTTGCAGCACGGCTGGGGCCAGCCCAGCCATGGGAAAATGCACCACCCTCCCCACGAGTAGTGCTTTCTGTCTCAAACCCTCAGTCCCACATGCTGGGACAGCCTGTCCTGccaggcaaaaaagaaaaggggacgcccacccaaaaaaaccccacacacgcTGAAGCAAGAGGCTGCTTCCCCAGACGGATGCACTGGAGAGGAGGGCTTGAGCTGAACCTGCCCTTGATTTAGGCAGCCCTTGACCCTGCCACAAGCCGTCCCACATGGACCTTGATGGCCACAGACATGCCCGCAGGCTGCCAGCATTTCTGGGGAGCctttctgctgacttcagagGGCTTTATCAGGGCTTCTCTCCTCATATCTAGAAGACCAAAGAAAGACCTTGAGGTGTCCTCCAGCAAATTGACCTCCTTTGGTCAAGGTCCTAAACCAATGCCTCAGAGCTTATCTCTGCAATGGGCAATGCATCCCAGCATGAATCCCGTTAGGAGAGGACCACCTGTGTGTGCGGGAGCCGCATTGAGTCAGGCGTGGGGCAATGCCAGTGTTGCCCTGTGCTTCTGGTACGGCTTCAGGAAACCAAGGAAATGCAAGGTGAACCCTCCCCGCtacctgctccagctctgccctctTCTGTTGCAGATATCACGGCTGCTGCACTGGCAACGGGTGCCTGCACTGTGGGCATCCTCTGCCTGCCCCTCATCTTGCTCCTGATTTACAAGCAGAGACAAGCTGTCAGCAGCAGACGTACGTACCCTCCCCTCGCCAGCTGCCGGCGGGAACACCCATCTCATATCCCGGGCTGCGTTGGCATGGCCTTTATGGGATGGAACGTGTCCCGCTGGGGTCAGTGGGTTTGGCTGCCCTGAGTCCTATGGGCACCGTGTAAGGTGGCCCAAAGACAGGTCCCTGCCAGGTGCCTCCTGCAAAGCGGTCCTGGGAAGGGCCGCGTGTGCCTGCAGGCTGCGGTGAGGAGTGTGAGGTAGGAGAGGGACCTGCGATGCCTGCAAGACACCCTGGGAGCGTGCTGGGGACACGGAGATGGCAAAGATGCTGCCAGGCCCCCTTGCTGCTGAGCGCTTTCCTCCCCATCCACTGCGAGAGCCAGCTCATTTACTCATCCCTGCCTCCACCGCACAGCCAGAATAGCACCTTTGCCTCCTGAGTGATTGAAAAAGCATTATTTGTGCTTTTGCTCCCCCCGTCTTTAAAAAGACCCCTTACATTTCTATGGCAATAGGACTGCAGCAAGCCACCTCTctccccactgccccagccctAGAAAACCAGGCAGTGCCAAGGTGCAGCCGGCTGCTCGGCTCCTAGTGATTTCAGTAATTAAGCAGAAAGGGGCACCACCTTAACTGGCAGAGCCATTTCATCAGGCCTTGGGCAAGCCAGGGGCCCTGCGGTTTCTCTCACCGAGCTCGGTGGGTGGCTGTGCGGCTCTGAGCAAACCCTTTGGAGAAGTGGtttttgcagcagcagtgggCACGATGCCAGCCACGAGAACGGGAACTGCGCTTTTGACATCCGTTTGCGGCCAAAAAGACTGGCCATGTGCCTTCATGCACCCATTTTGCCATGGCTGGGGTGCAGCTCCCCCCCCTGTGCTGCAAAGCATCACCTGGATGCTATTTGACCCAAGAAGGAAGGCAAAACCCAGGGGGACTTGCTTCTGGGGTGCCTCCAGAGAAGCACAGGTTGTTACTGGCATTGGAAGAGAAAATAAGCCGGATCGGCTTAGCTACAGGTTATTTCCACCAGGTGCTTTCCATTGGCATGATCTGGGCCAAAACTCGTCTGTCTTGGCTGGAGATCCTCGCCATGCAGCCATCCAGCACACCTGAGTAGCATGGGCTGTGGGATCTGCTGCGACTATGGCAAAGGGGATGAGGAAATAAATAACAGGGTGCTGCCCAGACAAATGCAGAGGCAGCCAAATTCTGGGGTGGCGTTTTGCACAGCCCCGGGAAGGCGTCCCGGGCAAGTGGTGGGCGCATCCGGGCACGagcagggccaggctgcagcccaggcactgcagctgtgcctcgccttgCCCCGTGCCGGCAGAAgtgcctccttcccccttcttcgGAGCCTGGGGTTTCAATGTGGGAGGAGGCCGGGCTGGGGAGTAAACAAGGCAGGAGGTTGCAGGCGGCGGGGTTGCGGAAAGGGAGGTTTGGGAGCAAAGAAGAGGCTGATGctgaagaagggagaaagggagggaggaatgcagaggaagaggaggaaaacagcgCTGGCAGTGGGTCGGGGTTTGATGCTGGGCATCATGCTGCCAGCGCGCACACCAACCATTTTGTCTTTGGCAGGTGCCCATGAGCTCGTCAGAATGGAGAGGTGAGGAAACCCATGTGCTTCCAGCTCCCCTGACCTCCTTACACCCCCTCTGCCTGCATCCTGGACCCTGCAAGGGTCTtgtcctctcttcccctccccttgaAGCCAGAGTGTATcctcgctgggcagagcaagggggatgCTGGTAGCACCCACCTGTGATGTCCTGCCCCTTTCCGGGCagccactgtttttcttccctccctccgaGTGGGAAGTGCctcctttctttttgcctgtGCCAAAGGCACGCTCTCCCTCCACCCCAGGAGAGCTCGAAACCATCATGCCTTTTGGCTAAACTTTCCCCCCCGTGCCAGGCTCCCCACTTGCTCTCAGCTGAGGTGACACCGCCTgaacctgctccctgccctgcttgGTTGTTCCCAGCGCTCAGCCAAAACCCCGGGGATAAAAAAGGctcctgaaataaaaatgcaaatcctCACCCCTCACACCCTCTCCTCTCCCGCAGCAGCACCCAGGGCATCGAAAACCCTGTCTTTGAGGCGGTCCCCTCGGCAAGCACAGAGCCGTGGCCCCGACCCCAGCTCTCCTACATGGCCAGCCGGCAGCCCTCTGAGTCTGGCCGGCACCTGCTCTCCGAGCCTGGcacccccctgtccccccccggccctggggaCTGCTTCTTCCCAACACTGGGTGAGTGACTGGCGATGCCGAGCCCCCATGGGGACCGCTGCgggagggatgggaaggaaagAGGCAGCCAGGAGGGTGAATGGGAAAGGGGGGTTTAAATATCGTCTGCAAACTTTGCATTATGTGGGATATCAAGTCCCAGGGCTTTGAAGATGGGAAGGACCCAAGGCTTCTCCTTCCAGTGCAGTCAATGAAAGAAGAGTTTGGCTGCTTCCCAAAGCATGTCCCCGCAGCTACAAGCCAGACTAATACCCCTGGTCTGCCCTTTTCCAGATCCTGTTCCTGACTCACCAAATTCCTTGAAAGCCTAAAGACCCCGGAGGAAACCACATCCTCCAGCTGCATCTGGGAGAGGCCAGGCAGCCATCGCACCATGCTCGCCCAGCCGAGACCCCCTGGGAGGACAGCATGGCCATGGGCAGCAAAGCCTTAAAAAATGAAGCTGAGTGCAGGAGACCTGCCCTCATCTCCTGttctggctctgccctggggtTGGAAGTGAACCTCTCTTGCCCAGATTTCAGTTTTTAACTACCTATTTCTATGGAGAAGAGCAAGGCTGTGTACTGCTCACGTTTTACGGACTAGCTGAAAATTGGGGATGCGGGGAAGGAAGGACAACCTGCACCTGCAAACCTCCCTGAGGATTTAACTTATTGCCAGGGGTTTAAGCTCTGCAACATCAAcctgtttctgcatctttgaCTGAACATCCTCTCCGGGAACGGATGGTAAAGTACTTTATCCACCATGAGACAAAACAGGGTCACCGGCCAACCTTGTACTacctttttctttgcaaaacaggaAAGGGAGAGGCTCCCTGCCACTGACGGagccctccttccccaccagccTTTTGAGATAGCCACGGACTTGCGAGGCTGCTGCGTTTTCAGCTGGACACGTGTTGGGAGGAGTCTTATTTCTGCTGCAATTTTATCCTTGGCTTGGGATCAGGGGAAtttatctttctgtttgtttcattatcagtgctgattaaaagaaaaaaaggatgtttatgggttttgtttgttttggttttttttttaaatgcctgtaaATTAGGAAGTTCATCTGGAGGGTGTTGGAAGATGTTCCTGTGACGTGGCCAAGAGCCCCCCCGGAGAGGTGGAGGCACGGGAACACGCAGCGGGCGGTGGGAAATGCTCCGGCTGGCttccccccatcctcctggggCCAGCACGGCCAGAGCAGCCGTCCCCAGGGCCACTGCCTTCAGCCATGCCAGAGGACCCTGCGATGCCCTGGGGGATGCGGGTGGCCTCACAGCATCCTCCGTCTGAATGCAGCACCCCGGCATCACTTATCCAAAAGAAGCCATGGGTCTGGCTCCAGCGTGACTCAGCCCCTGGTGAGGAGATAAAACCTTGCGGTAGACACTGTTACTTGAAGGGtgtgtttgatttctttctcttgcttctgtttttgtTGTAAAGTGGGGAAAAATTGCCACT is a window encoding:
- the VSIR gene encoding V-type immunoglobulin domain-containing suppressor of T-cell activation isoform X2, which encodes MEAMSPRPGLLLAALCLLASHGGLAAFLITTPYSLCVCPEGQNVTLTCRISGPLADRHDLLYKTWYFSSNGDQSCSEKKHIRNITEKELHHDLGRHHEPLGNSTQKSPLGGQASHHGVELVPDHHGAFHIVVMNLTLQDSGHYCCYAREVRWEHGRPHTLRFAHGFVELQIQQGRGLQNCTFHTATSKDITAAALATGACTVGILCLPLILLLIYKQRQAVSSRRAHELVRMESTQGIENPVFEAVPSASTEPWPRPQLSYMASRQPSESGRHLLSEPGTPLSPPGPGDCFFPTLDPVPDSPNSLKA
- the VSIR gene encoding V-type immunoglobulin domain-containing suppressor of T-cell activation isoform X1, with protein sequence MEAMSPRPGLLLAALCLLASHGGLAAFLITTPYSLCVCPEGQNVTLTCRISGPLADRHDLLYKTWYFSSNGDQSCSEKKHIRNITEKELHHDLGRHHEPLGNSTQKSPLGGQASHHGVELVPDHHGAFHIVVMNLTLQDSGHYCCYAREVRWEHGRPHTLRFAHGFVELQIQQGRGLQNCTFHTATSKDITAAALATGACTVGILCLPLILLLIYKQRQAVSSRRAHELVRMESSTQGIENPVFEAVPSASTEPWPRPQLSYMASRQPSESGRHLLSEPGTPLSPPGPGDCFFPTLDPVPDSPNSLKA